Proteins co-encoded in one Maylandia zebra isolate NMK-2024a linkage group LG16, Mzebra_GT3a, whole genome shotgun sequence genomic window:
- the lacc1 gene encoding purine nucleoside phosphorylase LACC1, producing MSRAVLVDLLHRCCASCTGASLLEDSVSDSQVFVLCGNTYREKNGFVDTFLSSCKSVHILDSSSTVESLYRFKQTLDQLDLSSITVLTTAQGKEVLAHYQNLLFTALYDFQYKQRPVDETCPSCRASTDSVSPGEEVCEEVSTFMQQLPALKGELTVLKSALVPDCFGHGFSTRTGGVSYISTLSSLNLFSSCRRRDPVAVVMENRRRLALHAGFHPQPMHLVKVNHANDVWVLGKAEPESYDAMVTNQTGLVLAAPGADCMPLLFADPVAKVIGVAHAGWRGTIMGVAMATVNAMVTEFACQVSNIVVAVGPSVGPCCYTMERDQALDFMSIHTDCVPDPESARPHVDIRLANRVLLQKGGVLPEHIHDNTMTHWSCVTPCTSCHPENYFSHVRDGLNFGTQVGFLWIKQTNE from the exons ATGAGTCGAGCCGTGCTGGTGGATCTGCTTCACCGCTGCTGTGCATCATGCACGGGCGCTTCTCTGCTGGAGGACTCGGTTTCAGACTCGCAGGTCTTCGTGCTGTGCGGGAACACTTACCGGGAGAAAAACGGCTTCGTAGACACGTTCTTGAGCTCCTGCAAAAGTGTGCACATCCTGGACTCGAGCTCCACAGTGGAGAGTTTGTACCGTTTCAAGCAGACTTTGGaccagctggacctgagctcgaTCACGGTCCTCACCACCGCACAGGGCAAAGAGGTGCTGGCTCATTACCAGAACCTCCTTTTTACGGCCCTATACGACTTCCAGTACAAGCAGAGACCGGTGGACGAGACTTGTCCTAGTTGCAGAGCCTCCACAGATTCGGTCTCACCTGGCGAAGAAGTGTGCGAAGAAGTGTCGACGTTTATGCAGCAGCTTCCTGCGCTGAAGGGAGAACTCACAGTTCTGAAGTCTGCGCTAGTTCCAG ATTGTTTTGGTCATGGCTTCAGCACCCGTACAGGTGGTGTGTCCTACATCTCGACCTTATCCTCCTTGAATCTgttcagcagctgcaggaggaggGACCCAGTGGCTGTGGTAATGGAGAACAGGCGCCGATTAGCCCTCCATGCTGGTTTCCATCCTCAGCCCATGCATTTAGTCAAG GTGAACCACGCTAACGATGTCTGGGTCTTGGGGAAAGCTGAGCCCGAGAGTTACGATGCAATGGTGACCAATCAGACTGGGCTCGTCTTAGCAGCTCCAGGGGCCGACTGCATGCCGCTCCTCTTTGCTGATCCCGTCGCAAAAGTTATCGGAGTCGCACATGCAG GTTGGAGAGGAACCATAATGGGGGTTGCCATGGCCACTGTGAATGCCATGGTGACAGAATTTGCTTGCCAAGTTAGCAACATTGTGGTGGCTGTGGGACCATCAGTGGGACCCTGCTGCTATACCATGGAAAGAGACCAGGCGTTGGACTTCATGAGCATCCATACAGACTGTGTTCCTGATCCAGAATCAGCCAGACCACACGTCGACATCCGTCTCGCCAACAG AGTTCTCCTCCAGAAAGGTGGCGTCCTGCCCGAGCACATCCATGACAACACGATGACGCACTGGTCCTGCGTGACGCCCTGCACCTCATGTCACCCTGAAAACTACTTCTCCCATGTCAGAGATGGGCTTAACTTTGGCACACAGGTGGGCTTCCTGTGGATCAAACAaacgaatgaatga